A genomic window from Paenibacillus thermoaerophilus includes:
- a CDS encoding carbohydrate ABC transporter permease, translated as MAQTITRRSGLKIGVRKKRGLRLLRKTVLPHIGLTLTGLLFLAPFAWLFITSIKTEQEIFAIPTVWWPDRVQWMNYVEAVRTIPFLRYTFNTAMIGVLSAVGQVLVSPLAAYGFSRISFRGRNVLFYVMMATIILPFQVTMVPVYVMFNKMNMVDSYWPLILPNFFGAAYYIFLLRQFFMNIPYELTESAKIDGASEFRIYWQIVLPLSRPAIYTVALLTFLHAWGDFLGPLIYLNDPAKWTLSIGLRSFIGEYDVSWGLLMAASTLFTVPIIALYFFVQKQFIQGITLTGFK; from the coding sequence ATGGCGCAGACGATCACACGCCGGTCCGGTCTGAAAATCGGGGTCCGGAAGAAGCGAGGGTTGCGCCTCCTTCGCAAAACCGTGCTGCCTCACATCGGCTTGACGCTGACGGGACTTTTGTTTCTGGCGCCGTTCGCCTGGCTGTTCATCACCTCCATCAAGACGGAGCAGGAGATTTTCGCGATTCCGACGGTCTGGTGGCCGGACCGGGTGCAGTGGATGAACTACGTGGAGGCGGTTCGGACGATTCCGTTCCTGCGGTACACGTTCAACACCGCGATGATCGGCGTGCTGTCGGCGGTCGGACAGGTTTTGGTTTCCCCGCTGGCGGCTTACGGTTTCTCGCGAATCTCGTTCCGGGGACGGAACGTTCTGTTTTACGTCATGATGGCGACGATTATTTTGCCGTTTCAGGTGACGATGGTGCCGGTGTACGTCATGTTCAACAAGATGAACATGGTCGACTCGTATTGGCCGCTGATTTTGCCGAATTTTTTCGGGGCCGCCTACTACATCTTCCTGCTGCGCCAATTTTTTATGAACATCCCGTACGAGCTGACGGAGTCGGCCAAGATCGACGGCGCTTCCGAGTTCAGGATCTATTGGCAGATCGTCCTGCCCTTGTCCCGGCCGGCGATCTATACGGTGGCGCTGCTCACGTTCCTGCACGCCTGGGGGGATTTCCTCGGTCCGCTCATCTATTTGAACGATCCGGCGAAATGGACGCTGTCCATCGGACTCCGGTCGTTTATCGGGGAGTACGACGTGTCGTGGGGCCTGCTGATGGCCGCCTCCACTCTGTTCACCGTTCCGATCATCGCGCTGTATTTCTTCGTGCAGAAGCAGTTTATTCAAGGCATTACGCTGACCGGCTTCAAGTAA